A window of the Limanda limanda chromosome 8, fLimLim1.1, whole genome shotgun sequence genome harbors these coding sequences:
- the LOC133009195 gene encoding troponin I, fast skeletal muscle-like has translation MSEKKMNSSRRHHLKSLMLQIAATMIAQEKLDVIEAKKAYMAEACPAASASGDTAALMEACKKLHAIIDRVDEERYDLESKVGKADKEIDDLKIKVVDLAGVKKPALKKVRMSADAMLKALLGSKHTVNMDLRANLKQVKKEVKEEPSEQVGDWRKNIEDKADRKKMFETS, from the exons ATGTCTGA GAAGAAAATGAATTCGAGCCGCAGGCATCATCTCAAG AGTTTGATGCTCCAGATTGCGGCGACCATGATTGCTCAGGAGAAGTTGGACGTCATAGAAGCCAAAAAGGCCTACATGGCTGAAGCCTGCCCGGCAGCAAGCGCGAGTGGAGACACAGCCGCACTAATG GAAGCCTGCAAAAAGCTGCACGCCATTATTGACAGAGTGGATGAAGAGAGGTACGACCTGGAGTCCAAAGTGGGCAAGGCCGATAAAGAG ATCGATGATTTGAAGATCAAAGTGGTCGACTTGgccggcgtgaagaagcccgctcTGAAGAAAGTGCGTATGTCTGCTGACGCCATGCTGAAAGCTCTGCTGGGCTCCAAGCACACAGTCAACATGGATCTGAGGGCCAACCTGAAGCAGGTCaagaaggaggtgaaagaggag CCTTCAGAGCAAGTCGGCGACTGGCGTAAGAATATTGAGGACAAGGCTGACAGGAAGAAGATGTTCGAGACTTCCTAA